A DNA window from Pyrus communis chromosome 3, drPyrComm1.1, whole genome shotgun sequence contains the following coding sequences:
- the LOC137728115 gene encoding signaling mucin MSB2-like: protein MLLFLLFLHGEFPFVFSLLVYAFPVFVCSVVLLGTLLIFGQSDIPKTEKEQKISRAIASLRTQVSREDIFVETEASFPTGRRSRKSRDTAESSEVDDYEGSVGYMPLINESLQNILSGKRLTEVGRELDSKELESRRNVEKEKARHEGMTREVRIDEKRHSLVQKVGDENRDSVNAHKGDHYLELSGGDVDANDDEASDYGLEKAESSSPDGSIADIFPILDELCPLLDLEAPQLADDESDSKSDRSNNGSNESNEDIRNKGGEVEDDGVDDNDGDEEEAHGGKEDEFAIKWTDDDQKNLMDLGNLELERNQRLETIVRRRAMKSFSLPAEKNLIDLDSSENPFNVTPISTTRHNPFDPQYDSSYDNMGLPPIPGSAPSILLPRKNPFHFPYELNENKPDHAKGDHFQQYFMTSQPKEAFFHRHESFNLGPLSIRDAKQERQEFKWRPFFVLEQLAPEGANCSSLQRQSSGASDLKLSSSYDTESVSSAANMDDRKFSEQDFAKEVEVISNIYQSYDLVGHGSQSSEDVDYLEIMEHDEKMTVQHGELEIKLGKVENSKPSLLGTGGYATHMEMNDELSLSSLSKVDEKISDGRKGGSSSSKSRSDLVMKVTVSPQPPLGDSEVHFTSGMVDDNQHKEPIYDPIYDSSPSASENALSFDSISSDIRADISKLISNSNSDTNRFKNLDENEASSNSSYQYVSSKENPPLEQEKHLSWSDKSMVEPHFDDHKPLTEPASILLVSKEDSSTIQDVKIREVNDVQDPSLTDLSSVPSKSALSNIESGVQEPTTTYTASKQVCEVNVGELPKPFDSNDGLTKVETNDMGSTKEIASRNMRSSAQENLTTQSSLKLVSMGNVSELPKQSNANDAVGSKKETASRYIGSGVQEAVTTKSSLKMVSVGNVSELPKQSNANDAVGFKNETTSSYTGFGAQEVVTTNSASKKISEGNVDELPKSPNSKNRSEKMEINAMESTKQISSNNTRSSVQETTIDIAMKPVSERNAGNITEPSNAKDGFAEVRTNIVGFTKEVASSNIGSGVQETITTHMTLKQVSEGNVGELRKPSDSEDGSTKVGTNAVRSTKEVASNNTRSGVQETMITHTGLKQVSEGNASGLSKSSNSKDEPKKRGINVINSIKEVVSTNSECGDHKAITTNTGSKQVPEGNVGELPKELDLKNGLTKIETIVASSSKELASSNAELGVQEPITAHSLKQVSKANVGELLKPSTSKDGPDKVKTNALGSTKEISSTNTRSSNAEPITTNTALKQVLDGSVGKLPKALDLKDGSTKLGANALGSTKEITLSNPDFGIQETITIDTFLKQVSEGKVGELPKQSDLNDELTKVESNVVGSAKDIASNNTKVGVQDTIIIRTSVNQVSENVSEIPKPPISKDESAKVGTNAAGSTKGVTSSNAGPGVQEFIATHMALKQILEGNIGKLTKLSEDGYEKLGIDVVSQTITTYTASKQVSEKNIVELSKPLDSKDGSTKVGTNAMSSNPETKSSNSRSVPETITTDAALKQVSEGNIHELLKPLNANDGLTEVETNVAGSSKEIESSNTKSGVLDVIWKTRFW from the exons ATGCTGCTTTTCTTGTTATTTCTGCATGGAGaatttccttttgtgttttctcTTTTGGTGTATGCATTCCCTGTGTTTGTCTGCTCCGTTGTTCTTCTTGGGACCCTTTTGATTTTTGGCCAGTCCGACATACCCAAAACCGAAAAGGAACAGAAGATTAGTCGTGCCATTGCTTCTCTTAGAACTCAAGTTTCGAGGGAGGACATTTTTGTTGAGACAGAGGCGAGCTTTCCCACTGGAAGGCGTTCGCGAAAGTCTAGGGACACTGCAGAAAGTAGTGAGGTTGATGATTATGAAGGTTCAGTTGGATATATGCCACTTATTAATGAGAGCTTGCAGAACATTCTGAGTGGGAAGAGATTGACCGAGGTGGGTAGAGAATTAGATAGTAAGGAGTTGGAAAGCCGGCGAAATGTTGAAAAGGAGAAAGCGAGGCATGAAGGCATGACAAGGGAAGTGAGAATTGATGAGAAGCGGCATTCTTTGGTTCAAAAGGTAGGAGATGAGAACCGAGATTCGGTTAATGCTCACAAGGGTGATCACTACTTGGAGCTTAGTGGTGGTGATGTTGATGCTAACGATGATGAGGCTTCAGATTATGGGTTAGAGAAGGCAGAGAGTTCATCACCAGATGGATCAATCGCTGACATTTTTCCAATCCTTGATGAGCTATGCCCTCTTTTAGACTTAGAAGCTCCACAGCTTGCTGATGATGAGTCTGATTCTAAGTCTGATAGAAGTAACAATGGCAGTAATGAGTCGAATGAGGATATTCGAAACAAGGGTGGAGAAGTAGAAGATGACGGGGTTGATGATAATGATGGtgatgaagaagaagcacaTGGTGGAAAGGAAGATGAATTTGCAATCAAATGGACAGATGATGACCAAAAGAATCTCATGGATTTAGGGAATTTGGAGCTTGAAAGGAACCAACGCCTAGAGACTATTGTGAGGAGAAGAGCAATGAAAAGCTTCAGTTTACCAGCCGAGAAGAATCTAATTGATTTAGATAGTTCTGAAAATCCCTTTAATGTTACACCAATATCGACAACAAGGCACAACCCGTTTGATCCTCAATATGATAGTTCATATGATAACATGGGTTTACCACCTATTCCTGGTTCTGCTCCATCGATTTTGTTGCCAAGAAAAAACCCATTTCATTTTCCTTATGAGTTAAATGAAAATAAGCCTGATCATGCCAAGGGAGACCATTTTCAACAATACTTTATGACATCTCAACCCAAGGAAGCATTTTTTCATAGGCATGAAAGCTTCAATTTAGGACCGTTAAGCATAAGGGATGCTAAGCAAGAGAGGCAAGAGTTTAAGTGGAGGCCTTTTTTTGTACTAGAACAGTTAGCTCCAGAAGGAGCAAACTGTTCCTCATTACAAAGACAATCAAGCGGTGCTAGTGATTTGAAGTTGAGTTCTAGTTATGATACTGAATCAGTTAGTTCTGCAGCAAATATGGATGACAGGAAGTTCAGTGAGCAAGACTTTGCTAAAGAAGTAGAAGTGATCTCCAACATTTACCAATCTTATGATCTTGTTGGCCATGGAAGTCAATCATCCGAAGATGTAGATTATCTGGAAATAATGGAACATGATGAAAAAATGACTGTTCAACATGGTGAACTAGAGATAAAATTGGGCAAAGTGGAAAATTCGAAACCAAGCTTGTTGGGTACAGGAGGGTATGCTACTCATATGGAAATGAATGATGAGTTAAGCTTGTCATCATTGTCAAAAGTGGATGAAAAGATTTCAGATGGGAGGAAAGGTGGATCATCAAGTTCCAAATCAAGAAGTGATCTCGTTATGAAGGTTACAGTTTCACCACAACCTCCACTTGGGGATTCAGAAGTCCACTTTACGAGCGGTATGGTGGATGACAATCAACATAAAGAGCCAATCTATGATCCAATCTATGACTCAAGCCCTTCAGCATCTGAAAATGCCCTTTCCTTTGACTCCATTTCTTCAGACATTCGAGCAGACATATCTAAACTGATATCAAATTCAAACTCGGATACCAATCGCTTTAAGAATTTGGACGAGAATGAAGCTTCTTCAAATTCTAGTTATCAATATGTTTCTTCCAAAGAAAATCCACCATTAGAACAAGAGAAACACCTATCCTGGTCAGATAAATCAATGGTTGAACCGCATTTTGATGATCACAAGCCACTTACT GAACCAGCTTCCATCTTGTTGGTATCCAAAGAGGATTCAAGTACAATTCAGGATGTGAAAATACGGGAAGTTAATGATGTTCAAGACCCTAGTTTGACAGATTTATCTTCAGTGCCTTCTAAATCTGCATTAAGCAATATAGAATCTGGTGTTCAAGAACCTACCACTACTTATACTGCTTCGAAGCAAGTTTGTGAAGTTAATGTTGGTGAGCTTCCAAAACCATTTGATTCGAATGATGGGTTAACAAAAGTAGAAACTAATGATATGGGTTCTACCAAGGAGATTGCATCAAGAAATATGAGATCTAGTGCTCAAGAAAATTTAACTACTCAATCTAGTTTGAAGTTAGTCTCCATGGGTAATGTTAGTGAGCTACCAAAACAATCAAATGCGAATGATGCAGTAGGTTCTAAAAAAGAGACTGCATCAAGATATATAGGGTCTGGTGTTCAAGAAGCTGTTACTACTAAATCTAGTTTAAAGATGGTATCCGTAGGTAATGTGAGTGAGCTACCAAAACAATCAAATGCGAATGATGCAGTGGGTTTTAAAAATGAGACTACATCAAGTTACACAGGATTTGGTGCTCAAGAAGTTGTCACTACGAATAGTGCATCAAAGAAAATTTCAGAAGGTAATGTGGATGAACTGCCAAAATCACCGAATTCAAAGAACAGATcagaaaaaatggaaattaaTGCAATGGAATCTACCAAGCAGATTTCATCAAACAATACAAGATCTAGTGTCCAAGAAACTACCATTGATATTGCTATGAAGCCAGTGTCAGAAAGGAATGCTGGTAATATTACAGAACCATCAAATGCAAAGGATGGATTTGCAGAAGTAAGAACAAATATAGTGGGTTTTACCAAAGAGGTTGCATCAAGTAATATAGGATCTGGTGTTCAAGAAACTATCACTACTCATATGACTTTGAAGCAAGTCTCAGAAGGTAATGTTGGTGAGCTTCGAAAACCGTCAGATTCAGAGGATGGATCGACTAAAGTAGGAACTAATGCAGTTAGGTCTACCAAGGAGGTAGCATCAAACAATACAAGATCTGGTGTTCAAGAAACTATGATTACTCATACGGGTTTGAAGCAAGTGTCAGAAGGAAATGCTAGTGGGCTGTCAAAATCATCAAATTCAAAGGATGAACCCAAAAAAAGGGGAATCAATGTAATAAATTCTATCAAGGAAGTTGTATCAACCAATTCAGAATGTGGTGATCACAAAGCTATCACTACTAATACTGGTTCGAAGCAAGTCCCAGAAGGTAATGTTGGCGAGCTTCCAAAAGAATTAGATTTAAAGAATGGACTGACGAAAATAGAAACCATTGTAGCGAGTTCTTCCAAGGAGCTTGCATCAAGCAATGCAGAACTTGGAGTTCAAGAACCTATCACTGCTCATTCTTTGAAGCAAGTTTCAAAAGCTAATGTTGGTGAGTTACTAAAACCATCAACTTCGAAGGACGGACCAGACAAAGTAAAGACTAATGCATTGGGTTCTACCAAGGAGATTTCATCAACTAATACAAGATCTAGCAACGCGGAACCTATCACTACTAATACTGCTTTGAAACAAGTCTTAGATGGTAGTGTTGGTAAGCTACCAAAAGCATTGGATTTGAAGGATGGATCGACAAAACTTGGAGCGAATGCATTGGGTTCTACCAAGGAGATCACATTAAGTAATCCAGATTTTGGTATTCAAGAAACCATAACTATTGATACTTTTTTAAAACAAGTCTCAGAAGGTAAAGTTGGTGAGCTACCAAAACAATCggatttgaatgatgaattgaCAAAAGTAGAAAGTAATGTTGTGGGTTCTGCCAAGGACATTGCATCAAACAATACAAAAGTTGGTGTTCAAGATACTATCATTATTCGTACTTCTGTGAACCAAGTctcagaaaatgtgagtgagatTCCAAAACCACCGATTTCAAAGGACGAATCTGCAAAAGTAGGAACTAATGCAGCGGGTTCTACAAAAGGGGTTACATCAAGCAATGCAGGGCCTGGTGTTCAAGAATTTATTGCTACTCATATGGCTTTGAAGCAAATATTAGAAGGTAATATTGGCAAGCTAACAAAATTGTCAGAGGATGGATATGAAAAACTAGGAATTGATGTAGTGAGTCAAACTATCACTACTTATACAGCGTCAAAACAAGTTTCAGAAAAGAATATTGTTGAGCTATCAAAACCATTGGATTCAAAGGATGGATCAACAAAAGTAGGAACTAATGCAATGAGTTCTAATCCCGAGACTAAATCAAGCAACTCAAGGTCTGTTCCAGAAACTATCACTACTGATGCTGCACTAAAGCAAGTTTCAGAAGGTAATATTCATGAGCTTCTAAAACCATTAAATGCAAATGATGGATTAACAGAAGTAGAAACTAATGTAGCAGGTTCTTCCAAAGAGATTGAATCAAGCAATACAAAATCTGGTGTTCTAGATGTTATTTGGAAAACTAGATTTTGGTGA
- the LOC137729654 gene encoding D-ribulose kinase: MLLASLYNPATATSFLFPWSTSPTHTHTHGMFSPRTEFSRNGLCNGVNNKQARPRWQPRGPTVPMAVGSNNDEAQVGVSVGKERLYLGMDFGTSGARFALIDKRGTIHADGKREYPLFMSQEKVDWARSWKATLFSLLEDVPSHLRELIASISIDGTSATTLIVDSSTGEPLCRPFLYNESCPDALPTVKSIAPLNHTVCSGSSTLCKLVSWWENDNSNKKSALLLHQADWLLWLLHGKLGVSDYNNALKVGYDPELESYPPWLLSQPYSQLLPSVRAPGTSIGRLKDDIRSDLGFPNDCVVCTGTTDSIAAFLAARATQPGKAVTSLGSTLAIKLLSTTRIEDARFGVYSHRLDDKWLVGGASNTGGAVLRQIFTDEQLEKLSEQINPMETSFLDYYPLQTVGERFPVADPNLAPRLHPRPESEVEFLHGILESIARIEAKAYSLLKDLGATQVDQVFTAGGGAKNEKWTKIRERVLGLPVSRATQTEAAYGAALLALKGAGEK; this comes from the exons ATGCTGCTTGCTTCTCTCTACAATCCTGCAACTGCAACCTCCTTCCTGTTTCCATGGTCAACATCCCCgacacatacacatacacatg GGATGTTCAGTCCACGGACGGAATTTTCAAGAAATGGGCTGTGTAATGGCGTGAATAACAAGCAAGCAAGACCGAGATGGCAGCCAAGAGGTCCAACAGTACCAATGGCTGTTGGAAGCAATAATGATGAAGCTCAGGTTGGCGTTTCAGTTGGCAAGGAGCGGCTTTATCTCGGAATGGACTTCGGTACTTCCGGGGCGAGGTTTGCCCTCATCGACAAGCGAGGGACTATTCATGCTGATGGAAAGAGAGAGTACCCTCTTTTTATG AGTCAAGAAAAAGTGGATTGGGCACGTTCATGGAAAGCGACGCTCTTCTCGCTGCTTGAAGACGTTCCATCCCATCTCCGTGAGCTTATTGCTTCCATTTCCATTGATGGGACTTCGGCAACTACTCTCATTGTAGACAG CAGTACAGGGGAACCGTTATGTAGACCTTTCCTCTATAATGAGAGTTGCCCTGACGCTTTACCGACAGTAAAGTCTATTGCTCCTCTGAATCATACAGTCTGCTCTGGTTCCTCCACTCTGTGCAAGCTTGTCTCGTGGTGGGAGAATgacaattcaaacaaaaaatctGCACTTTTGTTACATCAAGCAGATTGGCTGTTGTGGCTTCTTCATGGAAAGCTTGGAGTGTCTGATTATAATAATGCTCTGAAG GTGGGTTATGATCCTGAGCTTGAGTCCTATCCACCTTGGCTTCTCTCTCAGCCATATTCGCAACTTTTACCATCGGTGAGAGCTCCTGGAACTTCAATTGGTCGTTTGAAAGATGACATAAGATCAGATCTCG GTTTCCCAAATGATTGTGTTGTATGCACAGGAACCACTGATAGTATAGCAGCGTTTCTAGCAGCTCGTGCAACACAACCTGGGAAAGCT GTCACTTCTTTAGGTTCTACACTCGCAATAAAACTTCTGAGCACCACTAGGATTGAAGATGCGCGGTTTGGAGTGTATAGTCATCGCCTTGATGATAAGTGGCTTGTTGGAGGCGCATCAAATACCGGTGGAGCTGTTCTTAGACAAATTTTTACTGATGAGCAACTAGAGAAATTGAGCGAGCAAATTAATCCCATGGAAACCTCTTTTCTAGACTACTACCCTCTGCAAACAGTTGGCGAGAGGTTTCCAGTTGCAGATCCAAATTTGGCTCCTAG GTTACATCCACGCCCAGAAAGTGAGGTGGAGTTTCTGCATGGGATTCTTGAATCCATTGCGCGTATAGAG GCGAAAGCTTACAGCTTACTGAAGGATCTAGGAGCAACTCAAGTTGATCAAGTGTTCACAGCTGGAGGTGGTGCCAAGAACGAGAAATGGACCAAGATAAGAGAGAGGGTACTCGGTCTGCCGGTGAGTCGTGCAACTCAAACGGAGGCTGCTTATGGAGCTGCATTATTGGCATTGAAGGGAGCCGGTGAAAAATGA